A single window of Streptomyces griseoviridis DNA harbors:
- a CDS encoding type II toxin-antitoxin system RelE family toxin has product MSGGAGEPAFALSFDPRALTDLLQAPIDIRDLTLAYLQEVVTAQRFGQRLDGDLEGLRKLFVDRRKDWRVVYCVRPAPANSAHHKEVHVVAIRPRAGNDVYDEVGRRLGMTRRPLSARTHAARSRSPQLTTRPPVPRPGPPPTALPGLPRPAPNPAHPPTR; this is encoded by the coding sequence ATGAGCGGGGGAGCGGGAGAGCCCGCCTTCGCCCTGAGCTTCGATCCTCGCGCGCTGACCGATCTCCTCCAGGCCCCCATCGATATCCGCGACCTCACCCTCGCCTACCTGCAGGAAGTCGTGACCGCGCAGCGCTTCGGACAGCGCCTCGACGGAGACCTGGAGGGGTTGCGGAAGCTGTTCGTCGACCGCCGCAAGGACTGGCGCGTCGTCTACTGCGTCCGCCCGGCGCCTGCGAATTCCGCCCACCACAAGGAGGTCCACGTCGTCGCGATCCGGCCGCGTGCGGGCAACGACGTCTACGACGAGGTCGGCCGCCGCCTGGGGATGACCCGTCGGCCGTTGAGCGCCCGCACGCACGCCGCCCGCTCGCGCTCTCCGCAACTGACCACCCGTCCTCCTGTGCCCCGGCCCGGTCCGCCGCCTACTGCACTGCCGGGTCTGCCCCGTCCCGCACCCAACCCCGCGCACCCTCCAACCCGCTGA
- a CDS encoding DUF4913 domain-containing protein → MEQSTQQAQQLDHLASAPAPSGSPFAAFGMPGFGGPPAPAQPEPRPILELDEEEREDELDALSDWVDDFFLPVYGAEVTTAAPWCLQWQEHDDVVAWLHALWLAYQQHKDPEAGLSGLFVWHRDFLTHAVAAIRAPGGPLSACMTSPDRPAHRLLLGPPPSVRTETAASADGAGSAEPDEPAS, encoded by the coding sequence ATGGAGCAGTCGACGCAACAGGCGCAGCAACTCGACCACCTCGCATCCGCCCCGGCGCCGAGTGGCTCGCCCTTCGCCGCGTTTGGCATGCCGGGATTCGGCGGGCCTCCGGCGCCCGCTCAGCCCGAGCCCCGCCCGATCCTGGAGCTCGACGAGGAGGAAAGGGAAGACGAACTCGACGCCTTGTCCGACTGGGTCGACGACTTCTTCCTCCCGGTCTACGGTGCGGAGGTCACCACCGCGGCGCCCTGGTGCCTGCAGTGGCAGGAACACGACGACGTCGTGGCCTGGCTTCACGCCCTGTGGCTCGCCTACCAGCAGCACAAGGACCCCGAAGCAGGGCTCTCCGGGTTGTTCGTGTGGCACCGGGACTTCCTCACCCACGCTGTCGCGGCCATCCGCGCGCCGGGCGGACCTCTGTCGGCCTGTATGACCTCCCCCGACCGGCCCGCGCACCGTCTCCTGCTCGGCCCGCCGCCGTCCGTGCGCACGGAGACCGCGGCCTCGGCGGATGGCGCAGGCAGTGCCGAGCCGGACGAGCCAGCGTCATGA
- a CDS encoding DNA-methyltransferase, with protein sequence MPFSLHQGDALVVLSGLPDGCVDSVITDPPYNSGGRTAKERTTRSAKQKYTSVGAKNDLADFTGENMDQRSYGFWLTQIMTEGHRLTRAGGTALLFTDWRQLPTTTDAIQAAGWLWRGVLAWHKPQARPQKGRFTQNCEFVVWASKGPIDGSRNPVYLPGMYSASQPSGAQRQHITQKPVEVMRELVKISPEGGTVLDFCAGSGSTGVAALLEGRDFIGVEKTEHYASIAADRLTETIRATLTQDDVVLAT encoded by the coding sequence TTGCCTTTTTCTCTGCATCAGGGCGACGCTCTGGTCGTTCTCTCCGGCCTTCCGGACGGCTGCGTCGACTCCGTCATCACCGACCCGCCATACAACAGCGGTGGCCGGACCGCGAAGGAGCGCACCACTCGGTCCGCGAAGCAGAAGTACACCTCCGTCGGCGCCAAGAACGACCTCGCCGACTTCACGGGCGAGAACATGGACCAGCGCTCCTACGGCTTCTGGCTGACGCAGATCATGACCGAAGGGCACCGGCTGACGAGGGCCGGAGGGACCGCGCTGCTGTTCACCGACTGGCGCCAACTCCCGACGACAACGGACGCGATCCAGGCGGCCGGATGGCTGTGGAGGGGTGTGCTGGCCTGGCACAAGCCGCAGGCCAGGCCCCAAAAGGGCAGGTTCACTCAGAACTGCGAGTTCGTCGTCTGGGCATCCAAGGGGCCGATCGACGGCTCCCGGAACCCGGTCTACCTGCCTGGTATGTACTCGGCGTCGCAACCCTCGGGCGCGCAGCGCCAGCACATCACGCAGAAGCCGGTCGAGGTGATGCGTGAGCTGGTCAAGATCAGCCCTGAAGGTGGCACGGTCCTCGACTTCTGCGCCGGCTCCGGGTCCACGGGCGTCGCCGCTCTGCTGGAAGGCCGGGACTTCATCGGCGTGGAGAAGACCGAGCACTACGCGTCGATTGCGGCCGACCGGCTCACCGAGACGATCCGCGCAACCCTCACGCAGGACGACGTGGTCCTCGCAACCTGA